The Streptococcus mitis region TCTCCGCCCACCGTACACCAGACCTTATGTTCAAATATGCCGAAGAAGCACGTAGCCGTGGCATCAAGGTTATCATTGCAGGTGCTGGTGGCGCAGCTCATTTGCCAGGCATGGTTGCTGCTAAAACAACCCTTCCAGTCATTGGTGTGCCCGTCAAATCTCGTGCCCTAAGTGGAGTGGACTCGCTCTACTCTATCGTACAGATGCCGGGAGGTGTGCCTGTTGCGACAATGGCTATCGGTGAAGCAGGTGCTACAAATGCGGCCCTCTTTGCCCTCCGTCTCCTCTCAGTAGAGGATCAGGCTATCGCGACAGCTTTGGCTGATTTCGCAGAGGAGCAAAGAAAAATCGCAGAGGAGTCTACAAATGAGCTCATCTAAAACAATTGGAATTATCGGTGGTGGGCAACTTGGTCAAATGATGGCTATTTCTGCTATCTATATGGGGCACAAGGTTATCGCGCTGGATCCTGCGGCGGATTGTCCAGCCTCTCGCGTGGCGGAAATCATTGTGGCGCCTTATAATGACGTGGATGCTCTGCGTCAGTTGGCTGAGCGTTGCGATGTCCTGACTTATGAATTTGAGAATGTAGATGCTGACGGTTTGGATGCTGTCATCAAGGA contains the following coding sequences:
- the purE gene encoding 5-(carboxyamino)imidazole ribonucleotide mutase encodes the protein MTKPIISIIMGSKSDWATMQKTAEVLDRFGVAYEKKVVSAHRTPDLMFKYAEEARSRGIKVIIAGAGGAAHLPGMVAAKTTLPVIGVPVKSRALSGVDSLYSIVQMPGGVPVATMAIGEAGATNAALFALRLLSVEDQAIATALADFAEEQRKIAEESTNELI